One Dehalococcoidales bacterium genomic window, TAACAATTGACGGAATCGAAACCAGTGTAAGCCAGGGTATGACTGTACTGGAGGCAGCCCAGCAAGCCAGTATTTACATACCGACGCTATGCTACCATCCGGACCTGGCCCCTTACGGCGCCTGCCGCCTGTGTATTGTCGAGATTGAGAAAATGCGAGGCCTACCCACAGCCTGCACCACCCCGGCCACGAACGGTATGGTGGTACAGACAAACACCCCGCAGATTCAGGAGTTCCGGCGGGGTGTTCTGGAACTACTACTATCCGAGCACCCTCACCCCTGCCTCACCTGCTGGCGCCGGGATAAGTGCGGGCCATTTGACATCTGCCTGCGTAACGTAGACGTGACACAACGCTGTGTCCTCTGCCCTAATAATGAGAACTGCGAGCTGCAGGAAGTGGTTGACTACATAGGTATTGAGACCGTGGACCTCCCCTATACTTCCCGAGGGCTTCCCATCGACCGCGAGAACCCGTTCTTCGAGCGGGACTACAATCTGTGTGTCCTTTGCGGACGTTGCGTCCGGGTATGCCAGGAGGTGCGGGGTGTCGGTGCAATAGCCTTTACCTCCCGGGGTAGTGAGACCCTGCCCGGTACCGCATTCGGGCGGCTGCTGCGGGATTCCGACTGCAAATACTGTGGCGCCTGCGTTGACGTCTGCCCCACCGGGGCGCTGATCGAGCGCAACCGTAAGTGGGAAGGCGCACCGGACAGCAAGGTGGCAACCACCTGTCCCTACTGCGGTGTCGGGTGTCAGCTTGAGTTGGGACTCAAGGGCGACAGGATAATAGATGTCACCCCACTGCGGGAGAATGATGTTAACCGTGGACAGGCCTGCGTTAAGGGTCGCTTCAGCATTCCTGAGGTCGTCCATCATCCGGACCGGTTGACAACCCCTCTGGTAAAGAAGGATGGCGCCTTCCAGGAAGCCACCTGGGATGAGGCCCTGGAACTGGTGTCCAGCAAGCTTTCCGGCTTCAAGAAAGAAGAAGTGGCCGTGATGTCCTCGGCCAAGTGCACCAACGAAGACAACTATGTTGTCCAGAAGTTCACCCGGACGGCATTCGGCCATAACAACGTGGACCATTGTGCACGTCTCTGACATAGCCCCACCGTGGCCGGTCTGGTCACGACGTTCGGCAGCGGAGCCATGACCAACTCCATCCGCGAAATAGGTAACGCAGGCTGTATCCTGGCAATCGGTACCAACACCACCGAAGCCCACCCGGTAATCGGGCTGGAGATAAAAAAGGCCGTCCGTCGCGGGGGCAAGCTGATAGTTGCCAACACCCGTGAGATTGAGCTTGTGTCCGTAGCCGATATCTGGTTACGGCACCGGCCAGGAACAGATGTAGCCCTTCTCATGGGGATGGCACGGGTGATAGTGGACGAAGGTCTGCATGATGCCGCCTTCATCGAGGAACGTTGCGAGAACTTTGATGACTTCAAAGAAGCCCTCAAGAAATACAACCTTGATTTTGTAGCCAAAACCACCGGCATACCTGCCGGGAAAATAGTCGAAGCGGCCCGTATGTATGCCCGGAACAGCCCGGCGGCTATCCTGTACGCGATGGGCATCACGCAGCACTCCCACGGCACGGACAACGTTATCGCAACTGCAAATCTGGCCATGCTCACCGGGAACGTGGGCAAACCGTCTTCCGGTGTCAACCCGCTTCGCGGCCAGAACAACGTCCAGGGTGCCTGCGACCTCGGGGCACTACCCAACGTGTACCCCGGTTATCAATCAGTCGCTGATGCGGCTATCAAGGAAAAGTTCGAGAAAGCCTGGGGCACTGAGCTAAGCGACAAGCCGGGACTCACCGTCATTGATATGTTCGCTGCCGCTGACAGGGGCGAGATAAAGGCGATATACGTCGTCGGTGAGAACCCACCGCTAAGCGAACCGGATGCAACCCATGCGATAGAGACACTTAAGAAGCTGGACTTCCTCGTGGTCCAGGATATCTTCATGTCCGAGACCGCTGAACTGGCGGACGTGGTACTGCCCGCAGCCAGTTTCGCCGAGAGGGACGGCACCTTCACCAACACCGAGCGAAGGGTACAGCGGGTCCGTAAGGCACTTGACCCGCCCGGGGATGCCATGTCGGACTGGTGGATTACGTGCCGGATTGCTCAGAAGATGGGCGTGAAGGGGTTCGACTTCGCAAGCTCCTCGGAGGTTTTCGACGAGATTGCCAGCCTGACGCCGAGCTATGGGGGCATCTCCTACGAGCGGCTCGAAAATGGCGGCCTGCAGTGGCCCTGCCCTGATTCAGAGCACCCGGGCACCCCCATCCTCCATACCGCACAGTTCGCCCGGGGCAAAGGTCACTTCGTCCCCCTGGAATACAGGGAATCGGCCGAGCTACCGGATGACGAATACCCGCTCCTGCTGACCACCGGTCGGAGCCTGTATCACTTCCATACCGGAACTATGACCCGGAAAGTGAAGGACCTCAATAACCTTCTCGGGGAAGGACTGATAGACATCAACCCGCTAGATGCTGAGAAGCTGGGTGTCTCCGATGGAGAACTCGTGAAGGTCACCTCAAGGCGGGGGAACATCACCGCACGGGCAAACGTGACCGAGGTTTCAGACGAAGGCGTGGTCTACATGAACTTCCACTTCGCGGAAAGCTCGGCGAATGTGCTCACCAATCCGGTTTTCGACCCGGTGGCCAAGATACCGGAATACAAGGTGTGCGCCGTAAAGGTCGAGAAGGACTCCCACTAGTTTAGTGTCTCGTATATATCTTTACATATGATGGATGTTGATGTCATTCCAGCGCAGGCTGGAATCCAGGGGGCAAACACGTATCCCGGATCGAGTCTAACAGGGTGATGAAAAAGGGGAGTCCAGAGGGGCTTCGCCCCTTCTTAGGGGCACTCCCTCTTCCGAGAGGGGCTCCGCCTCTTCTGAGAGGCGTCCCCTTCTGGCAGGGGTCTGGGGGTGTCCCCCAGATATAATCTTTCCCCCCTTCCTGGACAGGAAGGGGAAGGCGGCCCATCTGGGCCGCACGGGGATTGGTCGAAAGGGTTTTTCATAGGCTTGCTAGAATGACAGGGACTGTAAAGGCATTTGTAAGACACTACACTAGAAAGACCATAATATACATACTAGGCGCACCTGATCACCACCGGGTGCGCGTCTGTTTGGGAGACTGAAGTTGTACCAGATACTATCCAGGCAAAACCTGGCACCAAATATCCACCAGTTTGAAATCGCCGCGCCCAGGATAGCCAGGAAGGCCCGTCCGGGGCAGTTTGTCATCCTCATGGTTGACGAGAAGGGTGAGCGCATCCCGCTTACCATTGCCGGATGGGACCGGGAGAAGGGCAGCGTCACCATCGTCTTCAACGAGGTAGGCACCACCACACACAAACTGGCCGACTTGCAGGCCGGCGAAGCTGTCTTCAGCTTTGCTGGACCGCTGGGTTTACCTGCGGAGATAGACAATTTCGGCACCGTAATTACCGTAACCGTAGGCTACTCCGTGGCCACCATCGTGCCTGTGGTAAACGCCCTGAAGGAAGCCGGTAACAGGATTATCGACATTATGCGAGCGCCGACCAGCGATACCATTTTCGGTGAGGAACGCCTGGGGAGTATAACTGACCGGCTCGTGGTGGTTACCGGTGACGCTTCACTGGACGGTAGCGGTTT contains:
- the fdhF gene encoding formate dehydrogenase subunit alpha — encoded protein: MGDITLTIDGIETSVSQGMTVLEAAQQASIYIPTLCYHPDLAPYGACRLCIVEIEKMRGLPTACTTPATNGMVVQTNTPQIQEFRRGVLELLLSEHPHPCLTCWRRDKCGPFDICLRNVDVTQRCVLCPNNENCELQEVVDYIGIETVDLPYTSRGLPIDRENPFFERDYNLCVLCGRCVRVCQEVRGVGAIAFTSRGSETLPGTAFGRLLRDSDCKYCGACVDVCPTGALIERNRKWEGAPDSKVATTCPYCGVGCQLELGLKGDRIIDVTPLRENDVNRGQACVKGRFSIPEVVHHPDRLTTPLVKKDGAFQEATWDEALELVSSKLSGFKKEEVAVMSSAKCTNEDNYVVQKFTRTAFGHNNVDHCARLUHSPTVAGLVTTFGSGAMTNSIREIGNAGCILAIGTNTTEAHPVIGLEIKKAVRRGGKLIVANTREIELVSVADIWLRHRPGTDVALLMGMARVIVDEGLHDAAFIEERCENFDDFKEALKKYNLDFVAKTTGIPAGKIVEAARMYARNSPAAILYAMGITQHSHGTDNVIATANLAMLTGNVGKPSSGVNPLRGQNNVQGACDLGALPNVYPGYQSVADAAIKEKFEKAWGTELSDKPGLTVIDMFAAADRGEIKAIYVVGENPPLSEPDATHAIETLKKLDFLVVQDIFMSETAELADVVLPAASFAERDGTFTNTERRVQRVRKALDPPGDAMSDWWITCRIAQKMGVKGFDFASSSEVFDEIASLTPSYGGISYERLENGGLQWPCPDSEHPGTPILHTAQFARGKGHFVPLEYRESAELPDDEYPLLLTTGRSLYHFHTGTMTRKVKDLNNLLGEGLIDINPLDAEKLGVSDGELVKVTSRRGNITARANVTEVSDEGVVYMNFHFAESSANVLTNPVFDPVAKIPEYKVCAVKVEKDSH
- a CDS encoding sulfide/dihydroorotate dehydrogenase-like FAD/NAD-binding protein, whose translation is MYQILSRQNLAPNIHQFEIAAPRIARKARPGQFVILMVDEKGERIPLTIAGWDREKGSVTIVFNEVGTTTHKLADLQAGEAVFSFAGPLGLPAEIDNFGTVITVTVGYSVATIVPVVNALKEAGNRIIDIMRAPTSDTIFGEERLGSITDRLVVVTGDASLDGSGFVLKPLEEILKSESVDRVITIGPVCVMRLVAATTRPYGVKTIASLNPIMVDGTGMCGCCRVTVGGETRFACVDGPEFDAHEVDWQSLMARRCTYASTEQTLARYRCLDCAQW